The stretch of DNA GGCGATCATGCAGTTGTGGGGCGCCTCTCCGGTGCCCGTCGCGGCGAAGATGACCTGGTCTTCCGGCCCCATGTGTTCCAGGGTGTAATGGCCCGTCACCTTGGGCCCCATCCAGAGCCGGTCGCCTTCCTTCAGCATCCACAGCCTGGGCGTGAGGGAAGGATCCTGGCCCTCTTCGCCGTCACGGGCCACGAGCGTAATGTAGAACTCGTAGTAATCCATGTCCCCCGGTTCCAGCAATTGGGCGGGATCGTCCTCGTACATGGGAAAGGACATGGAGTAGGCGCGGCGGACGAGCTTCGTCTTGAGGTTCTCGTTTACATCCTCGTTATGGGCCGGATCGTTGGTGGGCTCCCAGTCGCCCAGGCCGAGGGTCGTGTACTGCCCGGGCTTGTACGGCGGGAGTTCGTCGTCCGGTTTCACCCGGATGATCCACAGTTCGGGGTTCAGCTCATGGATTTCGGTAAGTGTGGCGTTATAATGTTGCTCCCTTAAGGCCCTGATCTCTTCTGACGTATGCATGTATACCTGCCGTGTCTCCGTGTATGGGCCATGGTGAATCAACGGGGGATATGCCGACCGCCAGGCCGCGGTTTATGGAGTATCCTGGAAATCGGCGCCTAAAAATCGGCGCCGATCGTAAAGAAGAACTGGGTATCGTTCAGCGCGTTCCTCAGACGGTAGGAACGCGTACCCGGGAACTCGGATTCCAGTCCCCGGGGCACGTTGGGGAGGGCTTCGTTGTTGTACCACGACGGCCGCCTTCCCAGGTCGAATTGGCGGGCGACATCGAACTTCAGGATCAGGAAGCCGACGCGCGCCCGGGCACCGATTCCATAGGCCACGGCGATTGGGCCTCCCGCCAGCTCTTCCATCGTACCGGGTCCCAGTCCATTGCTCCGGACGAGCCTGCCGTCGACGAATTCACCCACGTTTGGGTAGCCCGCGTACTGGTTGGCCTGCACGGCGCTGGTGTTCTGGTCCCACGCGCTTCCCGCGTCCACGAACAGCGAACCCCGGATCTGCTGGAAGGCGAGCGGAAGCGGCCAGCCCATGGCCAGCACTTCGATCAGTGGAAACCGGAATTCCGCGTTGACCATCGCGACCTTGCTCCCCCAGACGGACCAGTAGTTGGCGCCACGAAAGTCATAGGGGCCTCCGAAGGGATAGAGTTCCTGGTCGCGCCCCTCGCTGGCCAGCCCGAACAGGCGGAAGGCGAAAGCGTAGCGTTGCAACACGTTGAAGTACGTACGGTAGTCGATGAAGGCGCGTGTAAACTCCAATTCACCGAAGGTCGGCGTCACTTCCACGCGGCCCCGGGCACCGGCGATCGGACCGGTGACGCCATAGAGGGTGTGATCGGTGACCAAGGCGACGTTGGGTTGAATGAAATTCACACTGCCGAGGTTCCCGCGCCGGGTTCGGCGAATACCGAAGTAATTGAAGCTCACATCTACCAGTTCACGTGTCCTGTGCACCCCCTGGACGCCCAGTTCTATGCGGCTGAACTGGCTGAAAGGCCGGCTTACGAAGAGATGAACGCCGCGGTTGATCTGGGTCGTCACCTGGGTAAGGATGGGGCTCTGGTAGTTGTAAAACAGGTCGTAACTGTACTGAAACGCCGCAACGCTCCAATTGACGCGCCGGGTCAGGTTGGTATACTGGAGCAGCAAGTTCGCATCGGTCAGGGATCCGAAAACGTTGGCGCCGACAAGAATCTTGTGATTGTTCAGGATATCGCTGAAGGACAGGAGAGAACTGCCCACCAGACCGACGTTCGTGGCGTAACCGGCATTCCCGCCGATATAATCGAGGCCGAAACGGGGGGAGTACTTCTTCTTCTTGAACGTGCCGTCGATCCAGGCGGTCGTATCCGGCAGTTCGCCCCCCGGTCCGATACCGCGCGTGACGGGTCCGAAAGGAAATTCCGGTTCCTGAAGGAGTTCGGTACTTCTCGTTTCCTCGGGCATCTCGTCCGGTGCCGTCGCTTCCGGGACGGACGTCGTATCGGGAGGCGCCGTAAGTACGGTCCGGACGGTGGATACTTTCTCCCGCTCCGGTTCTGAAGTCGATTGCCCGGTCCGCCCGGTCCGCCCGGTCCGCCCGGTCCCGGGCGCCGCGTCCGCCGAAGGGGACAGGGTATCGGCGGCCGCCACGGCGGTGTCCGGCGAAGACCCGTCGCCAGCCCCAGCCGCAGGGTTTTCTTCGGAAGGTTCGGTTCTCAGGGGCGGGGCGAGTTGCTGCGCCACCGGTGACGCTCCGGGCGTCGCGGCCCGTGCGTGATCATAGGGCTCCTTCATCAACGACACCGGGTCGGTGATGGCGAACAGGTCGAATCCGCCCCAGGACAGGGAGGAAAAGACCAGGCGGTCCGCCTTCTGCGCCCAGGTGATGGCGGGACCGGCGGCCGTAACGTTGGTCACACCGGTCAGGATATTGGTAATCTGGTAGGTCTCCCTGGACTTCATGTCCCAGATGAAGATGTTGGAAATGCCGGTGCGGTCCGATATGAAGGCGATCTTCTCGCCATCGGCCGACCACTGCGGCGAAATGCTCTTGCCGATCTGATCGGGGATCTTTTCGACCTCTCCCGTGGCCAGGTCGTACAGCGCCAGTTGCTGATAGCCGAAAGTAAGCGTTCGGAAATTCGTTACTTCGCCCCGGTCCGTGGAAAAGGCGATCTTCTTGCCGTCCGGCGACCACACGGGATCCCGGTCGGTGTACCGGTCCCGGGTCAGCGCCTTCAGATTGCTCCCCGTGGCGTCCACCACGTACAGGTCCGACTGTCCGCCCTGGAGACCGACGAAGACCAGCTTCTTCCCGTCGGGCGACCAGCTCGGCGACGTGGCCCCGTCCAGGTCGACTTTGATACGCCTGACCACCTTTCGCCTCTTGACGTCCATGACATACAGGGCGTCCCGCGCCCCCACTTTGGCCGGAAAGGCGATGTACTGCTCATCGGGCGACCACGAAATGGACGTGGAAAAAAACCGGAGGGACTCGAAATCGGCGGAGCGTTCGCCTTCGACGAGCTTGGAAATGACTTCGCCGTTAATGGCGGAGGCCAGGTAGATGTCGTTGTAAAGACTCTTGTTGGAGATGAATACCAGCTTGTCGCCCCGCGGCGAAATCGCCGGAGCGAGGTGCAGACCCGCCCGGGATTCCCGGACGTCGGTCAGCTGGCGGGCAAAGGCCTGCGGCTTGTCGTAATCCTTGATCTGCGGAAGGTAGGTCTTGCGCACATGCTCGTTCCATTCGTCGGACAGCTTCTCGATATCCTTGCCTATGGAGGAACGAAAGGCCTCGTTTACGTTCCGCATGCGGCCCGTCTTGCGGAGGATCTCACCGATCTTGCGGTCACCGTACCGGTCGCCGATGTAGGCGAAAAGGGCCTGGCCGAACCGGTATACGCCGAAGCTGTAGTCCATGGACGGTATGGTCGGGGGGAGGTAGCCCTGCAGCGCGGCGTCCCGAAGCCACATATGGGTATACGCGTCGATCCCGCCCAGGGACAGGTATTCCGCCATGCCTTCCATGAACCAGAGCGGTGCGACGAAGGCCATGGGGTTCAGGATGGACACCCCCGGACCAGCGCCGTAGAGCACGTCTCCCTGGAAGGCGTGAACGAGCTCGTGGGTGAGCACGTGTTCCAGTTCCGCGTACGAACCGGTAAAGGGAAGCAATATCCGGTTCTTGTTGAACTCCGTCACGCCGCCGGTGCCTTCGCTTATGAATCCGGGCAGGACGTTGGTCTGCTGGAAGTCGGTGTGGGAGGCGTAGAAGATGATGGGGACCTTGTCGCTGAACCGGTGCTGGAGTATGCGGCTCAGACGGTTGTACGACCGCTCGGCCATCCTGGCGGCATCGTAGGCGGCTTCTTCTTCCCCCTGGTAGTAGTAGATCTCGAAGTGGGGCGTCGATATGATCTCCCACTTGAAGTCGCGGTACTGGACCTTGTTCCGACCGAAGTAGTCTCCCTGCGCGAGTGCTACCGTCGGCGTGGCCAGCAGGCACAAGACCGCCAGCATACATCTGAACCGATGTGGCATCCGGAGTCTCCTTGAAGATAGACCCATCTTACCGATCGGCTTTCCCCGTGTCAAGCCAATATGGGCCATTCGCGTACCCGTGCCGCGGACTGCCTGGTGGACATCCGGGCCACGTCTATACTTGATTGCACGAAAAACCGCCGACTTGGTTTCGATTTAATGAAGATCGCGATCTATGACCCGGGAGACTGGAAGGCGGGTTCCCGTTAGACTCTCGAAGGCGGGTTCCTATTCCCGGAAACCGGGTAAATGAAGACGGCGGACCCGGAGCAGGCCCGCCGTCATATCCGACCGCCAATGCGCGACGCAGTTTGGAAAAACTTCCGGGCGGGTTCCGTCAGAACCGTACGGCCACGCCCGCGGAAAGCAGACGACCGATTTCCGGGGCGCCGACGAAGGCGCGGTACTTCGTGTTCAGCAGGTTGCCGGCCTCCACGCTGAAGGTGATCGCGGAGAACTCGTAGGCGGCGTTGGCGTCCACCACGGCGTAGGAATCCACTGGGCCCGCGTATACGCCGTCCAGCATCGGGAAGGAGCCGCGGTAGCTGACCTTGCCGCCCAGGGTCAAAGGCATCGACGAGGGGCGGAACGTCACGCCTCCACTGAACTTGTGCTTCGGGGAATTCAAAGGGACGTCGCCGAGGTTCTCCACGTTCTCGAACAGGTTCCGGTGTATATACGAGTAGCTGCCCGTGATATGCCACGAACGGGTGGGGAACCAGGAGAACCCCAGGTCGGCGCCGTAGACCGTGACGTCGCCGAAATTCCGGTAGGTCAGGGCCACCGCCGTGGGGTCGGAGGCCCGCTCGGGCGTTATGGTGCCGAAGGGAATCATCGCGGTGCCTTCCGCGATCTGGGCAATGTACCGGTCGACCTCGTCCCTGTAGTCGCCGTTCCCGTTGCCGCCGAAAGCGGCCGTATCGAGAAACCTGATCAGGGTGGCCAACTGTACGTTCGCGGGGTCCGCCAGATAGTCGGCGATGCCCTGGCTCAAGGCGCTCCGGAGGGAAGCTTCGTCGATAAACACCGAGGGCGTGAAGATCCAGAGCGGCAGGGTGTAGTCGTTCATCTGCGTTCGGTAGAAATCGGCCGCGAGGACCAGCTTGTTCCGGACGATGCCCTTGTATCCGAACTCGAGCGTCTGCGTGATGGTCGGCCGTATCTTGTCGATGTCCTGGACCGCCGAGACGTCGTACGGATCGAAATCCTGTGTTTCCGGGTTGAGCAGCCTCAGGGAGTTTGTCAGACCGTGGAGATTCTCGGGTATGACGCCGGTGAACTGGGCTGCCAGTTCGGGGGTTACCAGGCCGCCGCTGTCGTTACCCAGTTGCGTGATCAACTCCTCTACCACGAGTTCCCTGGCCGCACTCCAAAGCATGTCGTTGGCCGCCGGATCATCGAGACGGAGGTAGGTATCCCTGGAGAGCCCCGCCACGGTGGCGAAGGGCGACCGGTACATGGGCCGGCCGGTCTCGTCGCGTCGGAAGGTAAAGGGATTGCGCGCGCCGTACGACCGGATATCGATGGTGTTGTCCGGTCCCAGGCCCAATCCACCGAAAAGTCCGCCGAAACCGAACGCGTCGGTAACCGCCCTGATATCCAGCGACAAGGTGGTTACCGTGGGTGTGTTGAACGCCCTGTTGTAGGTGACCCTGAACGTGTTTTCCGGACTGGGCTTCATGACGACCGCCGCACGCGGCGAGAATACCGGGTTGTCCAGCCTGCTGTGCCGGTCCAGGCGGCCGGCGAGCATCAGGCTCACCTGGTCGGTGAACCGGGTCTCGCTCTGGAGGTAGACCCCGTATTCGTCGGTGTCGTCATCGTCTTCGTACGCACCGTGAATAGTTCCTTCCGTACGCGGACGGGTCAGCAGCAGGTCCACGCCGTAAACGAACTGCTGACGCCGGCCGATGTCCGAGGTGTTCTGCAACTGCATCACGGTCAGCGACGACTTGTCCACCACGTCGTCGCCGGTGCGGAGCAACTGGGTAGCCCCCGCGTCGCTCTTGTTGTAGAAAAACTGGCCGAACCAGCCCTTGTACAACATCCGGCCCTGGAGGTAACCATACACCCAGTCCCTGCCCTGTGCCGACCCCTGGCCCGTCATCTGGATGCTGGAACTCTTGGAATACCCCGCCGAACCGATGAACGTCAGCTCCTCCGATGGACGGACGTCGACCCTGATCTCTCCGTACTGGCCCCCGACGTCGAGATTGCGCGGCACGACCTCGGCGGGATCGTGGTGTTCCCAGTCCCGCGCCTTCAGATACTTGCCCGAAATCTTGAGTCCGATCATGTCGTTGACGCTGCTGGCATGGCGGAAGGACGCCTTCCGCAGATTCCGTTCGCCCCCGGAGAGGGACACGAAGTTGCCTTCCGATCCGAAAGGGGACCGGGAAATGATGTGCATCACGCCGTTGGAGCTGTTGGGACCGTAGAGCGCCGAACCGGGACCGCGGACGATCTCTATCCGTTCGATGTCCTCGCTGGTGATGGGAATGATGTGGAAGGAATTGATCCGCAGCGACGGAATCCGCGCGAGCCTGTTGTCCACCATCGTGAGCAGGAGGCCCGACAGCACTTTGTTGAAGCCGCGGATCACCGTGCTGGCCTGTACGATGCCCGTCTTCGCGTGGTCCACGCCGCTGAGAGTCTTGATGTGTTCGTCGACGGACAGCGCCTGGGAATCCCGGATATCCTTCATCTCGACCACTTCGACGGATGCCGGGGCGTCCAGCGCTTTTTCCTGCTTGCGGGAAGCGGATACCACGACCTGCTGGCCCACGAGCGCCGAGGCGGCAAGGCTGAAATCCCTTACCGTACGCTCGCCGGCCCTGATGGCGACACGGGCGGCGGTTACCGTCTCGTAACCCAGAAAGGAAACGGTGACTTCGTATTCGCCGGCGGGAAGGCCATCTACCTGGTACATCCCCCGGTCATCGCTCGTCGTGCCCCGCAACGCTGCGATCGCGGGGCCTTTGACCACGATGTTGGCTCCGAAGAGACCTTCCCCTGCCTCCGATACCACCTTTCCGGTGAGACTGCCCGGATTCTGTGCCGATGCCGGGAGTACGCAGAGCAACAGGGAAAGAAAAACGGCAACCCGTCGCATTCAGGTCTCCTTCCCGCGGGAATCACCTGCGGGTGTGCCGGTTCGCGTGGCTTCGTTTATGATTGGGAACGCGACTTCAAATCCGTTCCGGAGCGCTTGATCGGTCTTTCGCCAGATTGATATAAGTATATGCGAAAACACGACTTTGTCAAGCTGTTTGTCTCCCTCCAGTCCGTCAGAAACGCACCGCGAGGCCCGCCATGACCAGGCGTCCGATCATCGGCGCCCCGACGAACGCCTGGTACTCCTTGTTGAGCAGATTGCTGGCCTCCACGCTGAACGTGACCTTCGCGAATTCATAGGCAGCGCTCACGTCCACGACGGTATGGGATTCCACGTCGCCGACGTAGACGCCGTCGGCCATTTCAAAAGCACCGCGGTAGCGCATGCGGGCGCCGAGGTTGAGCGGCAGGCCAGACGGCTTCAGGCCGATCGCCAGGGACAGCTTGTGCTTTGGCGCGTTCAGGGGAATGTCGTCGATGCCGTCCACGTTCTCGAACAGGTTCTCGCTGATGAAGGAATAGCTACCCGACAGGTTCCAGGTATCGCTGGGATAATAGGAAAACCCGATGTCCGTGCCGTAGTACGAAACTTCGCCGAAGTTGCGGTAGGTCAGCATCACGGCATTGGGGTCGGAGGCCTCCTCCGGGGTCACCGTGCCGTAGGGAATCGCGGCCGCCGTGCTCACGAATATTCCCGTCAGTTCGTCCACCGGCGAGCCATTTCCGTTGCCTCCCACACCCGCGGCCGGATCGTCGATCGCCGCGAGCGCCCCGGCCAGTTGCGCGTTCTCCGGAAGCGCCAGTTGCTGCGCGATGCCGGCTCCAAGGGCCGTGGCCAAGGGACCGGGATCCAGGAACACGTTGGGGGTCACGATGTGTATGGAACTGATGAAATCGTGAATCTTGTTCCGGTAGAAGTCCGCGGTCAGCACCAGCTTGTTGCCGACGACGCCTTTGTAACCCACCTCAAACGTCTCGGTAATGGACGGTCTCATCGGGTCGACGTCCCTGACCACCGCCGGATCGACCGGAATGAAAGGCTCATCTTCCGGTCCCGCTCCCGTGTCCAGTACACCCAGTGAGTTCGTGAGCCCCGGCAGCGCGGACGGGATGACGCCCGGGAAAGCGGCGGCCAGTTGCGCCGCCTGCTGGGCCGCCAGCGGCGCGGCATTCTGAGCCGGAATCCCGAGCGAAATCAAATACTGCGTGATGAGGGGGACCGCCAGCTCTTGGAGCTGCGGCGTAAGCTGCGCCAGCACGGCTCCGCGGGCCACGCCCCAGAGGAGATTGGTGCTGGCCGGATCGTTCATGGGGAGATATGCGTCCACGGGCAGGCCCGCCACGGGGGCGAAGGGCGACCGGTACATGGGCAGGCCGTTGTCTCCGCGCCGGAACGTGAACTGCGAGTTGACGCCCTGCGTGCGCAGGTCGATGGTGCGGTCCGGACCCAGGCCCAGGGCGCCGAAGTTCATTCCCAGGTCGAACGGATCTGAGCTTGCGATCAGGTCGAGAAAGTAGTGCACGGAACTCGGCGTGCCGAACGCCCGGTTGTACGTCAGCCTGAGCGTACTCTCCGGCGAAGGCTTGATAACCAGGGCCGCCCGGGGCGAGAATACCGGGTCCTCGATCTTGCTGTGCTCGTCCAGCCGGCCGGCCAGCATCAGGCTGACCTGGTCGTTCAGATTCGTTTCGCTTTGAATGTAGAGTCCGTATTCGTCCAGATTGTCCCGGTCTTCGAATTGACCGTGGGTCGTATTCCCGGTGTTGGGCCGGGTCAGCAATACGTCCGCGCCATAGGTGAACTGCTGCCGGTCACCCAGCCCGAAGTTGTGCTGAAGCTGCATGACGGTCAGCCTCGAGGTATCCACGATCGGCTGGGTGGTCCGGAGGAGCTTGGTATCGCCCGCGTCGTTCATGTTGAGAAAGATCTGCGCGAACCATCCCTTGTACTGCGAGCGGGCCTGAAAGAACCGGGTAGACCAGTCGACGGCCTGGGCCGCGCCCTGCCCGGTCATCTGGATGGCCTTGATCCGGGAATACCCCGCCGATCCGATGATGGACAGGTCGTCGGTCGGACGCAGGTCGATCCGGACTTCTCCGAGCAGGCGTTCGTTGTCGTTATCCCGCGGGATGACCTCCGCCGGGTCTTCGTATTCCCATTCCCGGGCCTTCGAGTACTCGCCCGAAACCTTGAACCCTATTTTGCCGTCGACGCTGCTGGCGTGCCGGAAGGTCGCCTTGCGCAGACTGCGTTCGCCGCCGTACAGGGAAAACGCGTTGCCCTCCGAACCGATGGGCGACCGGGTCACGATGTGCATGACCCCATTGGCGCTGTTGGGACCGTAAAGGGCGGAGCCCGGCCCGCGGACGACCTCGATGCGCTGGATATCCTCGCTTGTGAGGGGAATGGCACTGCCCATGTTGAGTCGGAGCGAGGCGATGCGCGCGATCCGATTGTCCACCATCTGCAGGAGGGAACCGGTGAACGTGCGGTTGAAGCCCCGGATTACGGTGGAGCTCTGGGAAACGCCGACCTTGGCCTGGTCCACGCCGCTCAGGTCCTTGATGTAATCGGTTACCGACAGGGAAGGCCGGTTCATGATCTCGTCCAGCTCCACAACGGACACAGAAGCCGGTGCGTCGAGCAGCTTCTCCTGTTTGCGCGACGCGGAAACCACGACCTCCTGGCCGATCAGCGTCGTGGCGGCCAGGTCGATGTCGAGCCTCGTGGTCTCGGCGCTGCGGATCCCAACGCCAGCCGTGGTGACCGATTCGTAGCCGAGAAAGGACACGGTGACCTCGTAGTCGCCCGGCGGCAGGCCGTCGATGCGGTACGTCCCGTCGCCTCCGGCCGTCGTTCCCCGCAATGCTTCGATCGCGGTCCCCCTGACGACGATGTTGGCGCCGGGCAACGCCGTTCCGTCTTCGGCGGCCACACTGCCTGCCAGGCCGCCGGTTTCCTGGGCGGCCGCGGGTCCTATGCTGAACAGTACGAGCAGAATCACGCTTGCGATTCGCATGATGAGAACCTCCTCACGAGATCCGGTTGTGATTGAAGACCATTGGTGCGGGTCTGTGATTTTTGGCCTGTGATTCCTGGCCGTCTATGACAAGAACACGTATCGTGCGATAAAGACAAGGGCCAACACATCGACGAGCGGATGCACTTCGCCTCCCCTGCCGCTCAGTCGCTTGATGATCGGATAGGCGACGAAGCCAACGGCCAGGCCGTCGGCGATGCTGAAAGTCAACGGGATCGCGATGAGCGTCAGGAAGACGGGGACCGCCTCCGAGGCGTCGCTCCATTTGACCTGCGCGGCCGAGGCCATCATCAGCACGCCCGTTACGACCAGGGCGGGCGCGGTGGCGAAAACCGGTATCGATTCCACGAGGGGCGTCAGAAACAGCGCGCCGAGGAACAGGACGGCGACGATCAGGCTGGCGAATCCCGACCGCGCCCCGGACGAGATCCCCGTGGCGCTCTCGATGTAGGTCGTCACGGTCGATGATCCCAGGACGCTGCCGAAAACCGTCCCGCAGGAATCCGCGAGAAGCGCACGGTTGGCCCGGGGCAGCCGGCCCTGGGCGTCCAGGTATCCCGAACGCTCCGAAAGTCCGACCAGCGTGCCCATGGTATCGAACAGGTCCACGAAAAGAAAGGCGAAAACGAGATGCAGCATGGCCGAGTCCAGCATCAAAGGCAGGTTAACGACGGCTTCGCCGAACAGGTTCGCGGGCCAGACGGGAAGGCTGACGACGCCGGCCGGCCACGGCGCCACACCGGCGATCATGGCCAGCAGCGCGACCCCCGCAACGCCCAGCAGGATCGCCCCGCGGACACCCCGCGCAAGCATCACGCCGGTGCCCAGCAATCCGGCGAGTGTCAGTCCCACCGTCCAGGAGCGTACCTCACCCAGGCCGACCAGCGTGGCGGGATTGTCCACGATGATGCCCGCGTTCCCGAGCCCGATAAAGGCGATGAACAGTCCGATGCCCGCGGCCGTCGCACGTTTCAGCGGTTCCGGAACGGCCGTAATGATCGCTTCACGCACCCGCAGCACCGTCATTAAAAGAAACAGGAGTCCCGAGGCCAGCACAACGGCGAGGGCAAGACGCCAGTCCACGCCCATCCCCTGCACGATCGTATACGTAAAAAAGGCGTTGAGGCCCATGCCGGGCGCCAGGGCAAAGGGGTAGTTCGCCAGGAGCGCCATCAGCAACGTGCCGGCCGCCGCGGACGCGCACGTCGCGAAGAGCAGTTCCCCGAACAGCGCCTCGCCCATCGCTTCCGAAAGAACGCCCGGGTTCACGACCACGATGTAGGCCATCGTCATGAACGTGGTCAGGCCGCCGGTCACCTCCGCGCGCCAGTTCGTGTTGAGTTCGTCAAATCTGAAGTAGGACGCGATCCGGTTCATGGGCAGGTCTCACGGTCTCCGAAATCACCTTCGGTTCTTCCGAAATCGTGACATCCGGGTCAGGCGGACGCCCCGTTCGCGTTCGCGTCGCACAGGCGCGCACGTGGATGAACGGAAAGCGACAGGCCGTCCCGTTGTCCCTTCCCGAAACGATAGGCCCCGGCCGCCGCGATCATGGCGCCGTTGTCCGTACACAGGATGGGCGGAGGATAGATCACCCGGATTCCCCGCTCGGCGCCCTTTTCGGTCATCCGCTCGCGCAGGCGGCTGTTGCAGGCCACCCCGCCCGTGATCAATATGGTATCGGCGCCCACGGCCAGGGCGGCGGCGGCGGACTTGTCGACCAGGACGTCCACGACGGCTTCCTGGAAGGCCGCGGCGATATGCGTCTGGTCGCGGTCTATTTCGTCTTCTGATCGTTTCGACAGGTACATGCGCACCGCGTTCTTGAGGCCGCTGAAGCTGAACTCGAACCCCTGCGGGTCCAGGTATGTCCGGGGAAAATCCAGGAACCCGGGATCGCCGTTCCGCGACAGCCGATCGATGACCGGGCCGCCGGGATACCCGATCCTCATCAGCCTGGCGACCTTGTCGAAGGCCTCGCCGGCCGCGTCATCGCGGGTATTGCCCAGAATACGGTACCGGCCCCAGCGCTCGACGTGCACAAGCTGGGTATGGCCGCCGGAAACGACGAGCGCGATGAAAGGCGGGTCAAGACCGGTGTCCGCCAGGCGGCCGGCGAACACGTGGCCTTCGATGTGGTTCACGCCGACCAACGGTTTGTCGAGGGCCAGCGCAATGGATTTGACGGTAGACAGTCCGATCAGCAGGCATCCCGAGAGGCCGGGGCCATAAGTCACGGCCAGAGCGTCCAGGTCGTCCGGATCGCAGGAAGCCTGTTGCAGGGCGGATTCGATGGCGGGCAGCAGCAGGGTCAGGTGCGCCCGGGAGGCCAGTTCGGGTACGACGCCTCCATATTCCTGGTGTATGCCCTGCGAGGAGATAACGTTGGACAGGACGGTCGTCTCATCGCGCACGACGGCGGCCGCGGTTTCGTCACAGGAAGTATCGATACCGAGGATGAGCACGGCACCCCCATCTGCTTACTTGTGAGACTGCGTCATGGGCCTTCCGTAACTGATATCGCCGTTGTCGATGCGAATGTTGAAACCGCATTCCGGATTGGAACACGCCCAGGCCTTGTACTCGATCGTCGCGCCGTCCCGGCCATAGTCGGAGAGCGGAATCAACACGCCCACCTTGCATTTCTGACACAACGGAAAAGTCAGGTCCATCACGAATGCATCTCCCGTCCAGGGGTTGACTCGATGAAACGAAGGCCCATCTACTGCGTTTGGTTTTCAGATTATGATGCAACACCGGCGGCATTGTCAATGATTATACCACGTATCGTGCCGCGCTGGCCACGCGGACCGCGAGAAGACGCGGCGCCGAGGGCAGGGCGTGCCCGGGCGGGATACCCGGGCGGCCTGCGGCCGGGTTACGGCGAAGGGTGTTTATGATCCGGTGTGGATGTCAGTGGATGATCTTCGAGGCGAGTTGAGTAAACAGCGCGGGTACACTGTAACCGGTAACCGGAGCATCCGATTACGGATCGCTTTTTCTCAAACGGAACCTGGTATGGTCGCCGCGGAGTTCGAGCAACGAGCCGCCCCCGTTGATCGTGCCGGTTATGATGCCTTCGTCGCGCCGGAAAACCCGGGTCGAAATCTCGAAATCGGAGTCCAGGTCGCTCTGGTGGCTGACGTCGGAGTAGAGGTCGAGTCCCTGATAGCGAGGCAGGTACAACTCCGTCAGACCCTGGTGCGCGCGTATCCGCGTGTCGCCGCTGAGTCGAATCGCTTCCATGCGCACGTCCGCGTGTCTCGCGTCCAGTTCGACGGCGCCTTCCAGCTCCGTCAGCCGAAGCGTGCCGTGATCCATGTCGAGACGCGTCAGACCCGTCCAGTCCGTGCCCGTTACCGTGCTGTAATGCGCGTGAATGCGAATCGCGCCTTCCACGTGCTGGATCCTCGTATCCGTATGGCGAACCTCCAGGGCCAGATTGATACGGCGCGGCATTCGTATTTCGTAG from Gemmatimonadota bacterium encodes:
- a CDS encoding TonB-dependent receptor, giving the protein MRRVAVFLSLLLCVLPASAQNPGSLTGKVVSEAGEGLFGANIVVKGPAIAALRGTTSDDRGMYQVDGLPAGEYEVTVSFLGYETVTAARVAIRAGERTVRDFSLAASALVGQQVVVSASRKQEKALDAPASVEVVEMKDIRDSQALSVDEHIKTLSGVDHAKTGIVQASTVIRGFNKVLSGLLLTMVDNRLARIPSLRINSFHIIPITSEDIERIEIVRGPGSALYGPNSSNGVMHIISRSPFGSEGNFVSLSGGERNLRKASFRHASSVNDMIGLKISGKYLKARDWEHHDPAEVVPRNLDVGGQYGEIRVDVRPSEELTFIGSAGYSKSSSIQMTGQGSAQGRDWVYGYLQGRMLYKGWFGQFFYNKSDAGATQLLRTGDDVVDKSSLTVMQLQNTSDIGRRQQFVYGVDLLLTRPRTEGTIHGAYEDDDDTDEYGVYLQSETRFTDQVSLMLAGRLDRHSRLDNPVFSPRAAVVMKPSPENTFRVTYNRAFNTPTVTTLSLDIRAVTDAFGFGGLFGGLGLGPDNTIDIRSYGARNPFTFRRDETGRPMYRSPFATVAGLSRDTYLRLDDPAANDMLWSAARELVVEELITQLGNDSGGLVTPELAAQFTGVIPENLHGLTNSLRLLNPETQDFDPYDVSAVQDIDKIRPTITQTLEFGYKGIVRNKLVLAADFYRTQMNDYTLPLWIFTPSVFIDEASLRSALSQGIADYLADPANVQLATLIRFLDTAAFGGNGNGDYRDEVDRYIAQIAEGTAMIPFGTITPERASDPTAVALTYRNFGDVTVYGADLGFSWFPTRSWHITGSYSYIHRNLFENVENLGDVPLNSPKHKFSGGVTFRPSSMPLTLGGKVSYRGSFPMLDGVYAGPVDSYAVVDANAAYEFSAITFSVEAGNLLNTKYRAFVGAPEIGRLLSAGVAVRF
- a CDS encoding DPP IV N-terminal domain-containing protein, yielding MPHRFRCMLAVLCLLATPTVALAQGDYFGRNKVQYRDFKWEIISTPHFEIYYYQGEEEAAYDAARMAERSYNRLSRILQHRFSDKVPIIFYASHTDFQQTNVLPGFISEGTGGVTEFNKNRILLPFTGSYAELEHVLTHELVHAFQGDVLYGAGPGVSILNPMAFVAPLWFMEGMAEYLSLGGIDAYTHMWLRDAALQGYLPPTIPSMDYSFGVYRFGQALFAYIGDRYGDRKIGEILRKTGRMRNVNEAFRSSIGKDIEKLSDEWNEHVRKTYLPQIKDYDKPQAFARQLTDVRESRAGLHLAPAISPRGDKLVFISNKSLYNDIYLASAINGEVISKLVEGERSADFESLRFFSTSISWSPDEQYIAFPAKVGARDALYVMDVKRRKVVRRIKVDLDGATSPSWSPDGKKLVFVGLQGGQSDLYVVDATGSNLKALTRDRYTDRDPVWSPDGKKIAFSTDRGEVTNFRTLTFGYQQLALYDLATGEVEKIPDQIGKSISPQWSADGEKIAFISDRTGISNIFIWDMKSRETYQITNILTGVTNVTAAGPAITWAQKADRLVFSSLSWGGFDLFAITDPVSLMKEPYDHARAATPGASPVAQQLAPPLRTEPSEENPAAGAGDGSSPDTAVAAADTLSPSADAAPGTGRTGRTGRTGQSTSEPEREKVSTVRTVLTAPPDTTSVPEATAPDEMPEETRSTELLQEPEFPFGPVTRGIGPGGELPDTTAWIDGTFKKKKYSPRFGLDYIGGNAGYATNVGLVGSSLLSFSDILNNHKILVGANVFGSLTDANLLLQYTNLTRRVNWSVAAFQYSYDLFYNYQSPILTQVTTQINRGVHLFVSRPFSQFSRIELGVQGVHRTRELVDVSFNYFGIRRTRRGNLGSVNFIQPNVALVTDHTLYGVTGPIAGARGRVEVTPTFGELEFTRAFIDYRTYFNVLQRYAFAFRLFGLASEGRDQELYPFGGPYDFRGANYWSVWGSKVAMVNAEFRFPLIEVLAMGWPLPLAFQQIRGSLFVDAGSAWDQNTSAVQANQYAGYPNVGEFVDGRLVRSNGLGPGTMEELAGGPIAVAYGIGARARVGFLILKFDVARQFDLGRRPSWYNNEALPNVPRGLESEFPGTRSYRLRNALNDTQFFFTIGADF
- a CDS encoding ferredoxin--NADP reductase gives rise to the protein MHTSEEIRALREQHYNATLTEIHELNPELWIIRVKPDDELPPYKPGQYTTLGLGDWEPTNDPAHNEDVNENLKTKLVRRAYSMSFPMYEDDPAQLLEPGDMDYYEFYITLVARDGEEGQDPSLTPRLWMLKEGDRLWMGPKVTGHYTLEHMGPEDQVIFAATGTGEAPHNCMIADLLRNGHRPDIISVVCVRYARDLGYQDTNERLERLHSNYHYITLTTREAHNLNRKVYIQDLVKTGELEERTGIVLAPDRTHVYICGNPDMIGVPNYTREGDKSYPSPTGMVELLESRGFKADHRRDKGNIHFEEYW